One window from the genome of Streptomyces sp. NBC_00091 encodes:
- a CDS encoding helix-turn-helix domain-containing protein — MVTKQYSGSPEDADLRRADSLAREIFSDVANKWALLIIEALGERTLRFSELRDEVEGISHKMLTQNLRMLERYGLIERTVHPVVPPRVEYALTEPGQALRVTIDGLCDWTHRYLGHIEASRHRFDG; from the coding sequence ATGGTGACCAAGCAGTACAGCGGCTCGCCCGAGGACGCGGACCTCAGGCGGGCGGACTCCCTGGCGCGGGAGATCTTCTCGGACGTCGCCAACAAGTGGGCGCTCCTGATCATCGAGGCCCTGGGCGAACGCACCCTGCGCTTCAGCGAGCTGCGCGACGAGGTCGAAGGCATCAGCCACAAGATGCTCACCCAGAACCTGCGCATGCTGGAGCGCTACGGTCTGATCGAGCGGACGGTGCACCCCGTCGTGCCCCCGCGGGTCGAGTACGCCCTCACCGAGCCGGGCCAGGCCCTGCGGGTGACGATCGACGGGCTGTGCGACTGGACCCACCGGTACCTCGGTCACATCGAGGCCTCCCGCCACCGCTTCGACGGCTGA
- a CDS encoding RidA family protein, translated as MAITLVNPKGLPEIDVYRQVSVSTGSKLVFIAGQVAWDADGVTVGEGDLAAQVEQCYLNIATALTAIGASFGDVAKLTVHVVDWTPDKMPLLLEGIARAGAKLGAAPVPPASLLGVAALDVPEHLVEIEATAVID; from the coding sequence ATGGCCATCACCCTGGTGAACCCCAAGGGACTGCCGGAGATCGACGTCTACCGGCAGGTGTCGGTCTCGACCGGGTCCAAGCTGGTCTTCATCGCCGGGCAGGTCGCCTGGGACGCCGACGGCGTCACGGTCGGCGAAGGCGACCTCGCGGCTCAGGTCGAGCAGTGCTACCTCAACATCGCCACCGCCCTGACCGCGATCGGCGCCTCCTTCGGCGACGTGGCGAAGCTGACCGTCCACGTCGTCGACTGGACCCCCGACAAGATGCCCCTGCTGCTCGAGGGGATCGCCCGCGCCGGCGCGAAGCTGGGGGCCGCTCCGGTCCCGCCGGCCAGTCTGCTGGGCGTCGCGGCACTGGACGTACCCGAGCACCTGGTGGAGATCGAAGCCACCGCCGTCATCGACTGA